From Sporosarcina sp. Te-1, the proteins below share one genomic window:
- a CDS encoding 50S ribosomal protein L7ae-like protein produces MSYDKVEQAQKTIIGTKQTVKAIRTGAAKEIFLATDADERFISPVVREAELHGIPITYVDSREKLGHACGIEVGAVAVAITV; encoded by the coding sequence ATGTCTTATGATAAAGTGGAGCAGGCACAGAAAACGATCATCGGTACAAAGCAAACAGTCAAGGCAATACGCACAGGTGCTGCGAAGGAAATCTTCCTTGCGACCGATGCAGATGAACGTTTTATTTCACCGGTAGTCCGGGAGGCGGAACTTCATGGCATCCCTATTACCTATGTAGATTCGAGAGAAAAGCTCGGTCATGCATGCGGGATAGAGGTCGGAGCAGTCGCGGTTGCAATTACTGTTTAA
- the fusA gene encoding elongation factor G produces the protein MAREFSLENTRNIGIMAHIDAGKTTTTERILFYTGKIHKIGETHEGASQMDWMEQEQERGITITSAATTAQWKGHRVNIIDTPGHVDFTVEVERSLRVLDGAVTVLDAQSGVEPQTETVWRQATTYGVPRIVFVNKMDKTGADFLYSVGTLHNRLQANAHPIQLPIGSEDTFRGIIDLVEMKATMYGNDLGTDTTVEEIPEEFRAQAEEYREKLIEAIVDFDEDLMERYLGGEELTVEEIKTAIRKATLAVEFYPVVCGTAFKNKGVQLVLDAVVDYLPAPTDIPSMAGINPDTEEEEERHPSDEEPFSALAFKVMTDPYVGKLTFFRVYSGVLQSGSYVQNSTKGKRERVGRILQMHANSREEISEVHAGEIAAAVGLKDTTTGDTLCDEKAPIILESMEFPEPVISVAIEPKTKGDQDKMGNALAKLQEEDPTFRAHTDQETGEVIIAGMGELHLDIIVDRLRREFKVEANVGAPQVSYRETFRSAAEVEGKFVRQSGGRGQYGHVWIEFAPNEEGKGFEFENGIVGGVVPREYIPSVEAGLRDALDNGVIAGYPLIDVKARLFDGSYHDVDSNEMAFKIAASMALKNAAAKCNPVLLEPMMKVEVIIPEEYMGDIMGDITSRRGRVEGMEARGNAQVVRAMVPLAEMFGYATSLRSNTQGRGVFSMVFDHYEDVPKSISEEVIKKNKGE, from the coding sequence ATGGCTAGAGAGTTCTCCTTAGAGAATACTCGTAACATTGGTATCATGGCTCACATCGACGCCGGTAAAACGACGACGACTGAGCGGATCCTTTTTTACACAGGTAAGATCCACAAAATCGGAGAAACGCACGAAGGTGCTTCTCAGATGGACTGGATGGAGCAGGAGCAAGAGCGTGGTATCACGATCACTTCTGCAGCAACAACTGCACAATGGAAAGGCCATCGAGTAAATATCATCGATACACCGGGACACGTGGACTTCACGGTTGAAGTTGAACGTTCTCTACGTGTGCTTGATGGTGCTGTTACGGTTCTAGATGCTCAATCAGGTGTTGAGCCTCAAACTGAAACAGTTTGGCGCCAAGCTACAACTTATGGCGTTCCTCGTATCGTGTTCGTCAATAAGATGGACAAGACAGGTGCAGATTTCCTTTACTCTGTAGGAACACTTCATAACCGCCTTCAAGCGAATGCACATCCGATCCAATTGCCGATCGGCTCCGAAGATACATTCCGCGGCATCATCGACCTTGTCGAGATGAAAGCGACTATGTATGGTAATGACCTAGGAACAGACACAACTGTCGAGGAAATTCCTGAAGAGTTCCGTGCGCAAGCTGAAGAGTACCGTGAGAAGTTAATCGAAGCAATTGTTGATTTCGACGAAGATCTCATGGAAAGATACCTCGGCGGTGAAGAGCTTACAGTCGAAGAAATTAAAACAGCTATCCGTAAAGCGACACTAGCGGTTGAATTCTACCCAGTCGTTTGTGGAACAGCATTCAAAAACAAAGGTGTACAGCTTGTTCTTGACGCAGTTGTCGACTACTTGCCAGCACCAACTGATATCCCTTCAATGGCTGGGATCAACCCAGATACAGAAGAAGAGGAAGAGCGTCATCCAAGCGACGAAGAACCATTCTCCGCGCTAGCGTTCAAAGTTATGACTGACCCTTATGTCGGTAAACTTACATTCTTCCGTGTTTATTCCGGTGTCCTTCAGTCCGGTTCTTACGTACAGAACTCGACAAAAGGCAAGCGTGAGCGTGTTGGACGTATCCTTCAAATGCACGCAAACAGCCGAGAAGAAATCAGTGAAGTCCACGCGGGTGAAATCGCGGCAGCTGTTGGATTGAAAGATACAACAACTGGGGACACACTTTGTGATGAAAAGGCGCCAATCATCCTCGAATCAATGGAATTCCCTGAACCGGTAATCTCCGTTGCAATCGAGCCGAAAACAAAAGGCGACCAAGACAAAATGGGTAATGCACTTGCGAAATTGCAAGAAGAAGATCCTACATTCCGTGCACATACAGACCAAGAAACAGGCGAAGTCATCATCGCTGGTATGGGTGAGCTTCACTTGGATATCATCGTTGACCGTCTACGCCGTGAGTTCAAGGTTGAAGCTAACGTAGGTGCTCCACAAGTATCTTATCGTGAAACATTCCGTAGCGCTGCGGAAGTCGAAGGTAAGTTTGTCCGCCAATCCGGTGGTCGTGGACAATACGGACACGTTTGGATCGAATTTGCTCCGAACGAAGAAGGAAAAGGATTCGAGTTCGAGAACGGAATCGTCGGTGGGGTTGTTCCTCGTGAATACATTCCATCCGTTGAAGCTGGTCTTCGTGACGCGCTTGACAATGGTGTTATTGCCGGCTATCCATTGATCGACGTAAAAGCTCGACTCTTTGATGGTTCTTACCATGACGTTGACTCCAACGAAATGGCCTTCAAAATTGCTGCGTCCATGGCACTTAAAAACGCGGCAGCTAAATGTAATCCAGTACTTCTTGAGCCAATGATGAAAGTGGAAGTCATCATCCCAGAAGAATATATGGGAGATATCATGGGTGACATCACTTCCCGTCGTGGACGCGTAGAAGGTATGGAAGCACGCGGTAACGCACAAGTTGTCCGTGCAATGGTTCCACTTGCAGAAATGTTTGGTTATGCAACTTCTCTACGTTCGAATACACAAGGACGCGGTGTGTTCTCAATGGTATTCGATCACTATGAAGATGTACCAAAATCAATTTCTGAAGAAGTTATCAAAAAAAATAAAGGCGAATAA
- the rpsG gene encoding 30S ribosomal protein S7, translating into MPRKGPVAKRDVLPDPIYNSKLVTRLINKMMVDGKKGTSQKILYGAFELVKERSGKDPIEVFEAALNNVMPVLEVRARRVGGANYQVPVEVRPERRTTLGLRYLVNYSRTRGEKTMEERLANEILDASNNTGASVKRREEMHKMAEANKAFAHYRW; encoded by the coding sequence ATGCCTCGTAAAGGTCCTGTTGCAAAGCGTGACGTATTACCGGATCCGATTTACAATTCAAAGCTTGTCACTCGTCTAATCAATAAAATGATGGTAGACGGTAAAAAAGGTACATCCCAAAAAATCCTCTATGGTGCGTTTGAACTTGTTAAAGAACGTTCCGGAAAAGACCCGATTGAAGTATTTGAAGCTGCACTTAACAATGTAATGCCTGTACTTGAAGTACGTGCTCGCCGTGTCGGTGGTGCGAACTACCAAGTTCCGGTCGAAGTTCGTCCAGAACGCCGTACGACTCTAGGATTGCGCTACCTTGTGAACTATTCCCGTACTCGCGGTGAGAAAACAATGGAGGAACGTCTTGCGAATGAAATCCTTGATGCTTCCAACAACACAGGTGCTTCCGTAAAACGTCGTGAAGAAATGCACAAGATGGCTGAAGCGAACAAAGCATTCGCTCACTATCGCTGGTAA
- the rpoB gene encoding DNA-directed RNA polymerase subunit beta produces the protein MKELTGHLVQYGQHRQRRSFARINEVLELPNLIEIQTASYEWFLEEGLREMFHDISPIQDFTGNLSLEFVDYQLGEPKYPVDESKERDVTYAAPLRVKVRLHNKETEEVKEQDVFMGDFPLMTENGTFIINGAERVIVSQLVRSPSVYYNDKTDKNGKRGFSATVIPNRGAWLEYETDAKDVVHVRIDRTRKLPITVLLRALGFSTDQEIIELLGDNEYLRNTLEKDNTENSEKALLEIYERLRPGEPPTLDSAKSLLYSRFFDAKRYDLANVGRYKMNKKLHLQNRLFNQVVAETLVDPETGEILLEKDQLIDRRTLDRLLPHLEKGIGIQELSHVGGVLEDDITIQTIKIYAPKSEDKQVINVISNANIDESVKHVTPADIVASISYFFNLLHGVGNTDDIDHLGNRRLRSVGELLQNQFRIGLSRMERVVKERMSINDTQSIVPQQLINIRPVIASIKEFFGSSQLSQFMDQTNPLAELTHKRRLSALGPGGLTRERAGMEVRDVHYSHYGRMCPIETPEGPNIGLINSLSTFARVNKFGFIETPYRKVDPETNRVTEQIDYLTADIEDNYVVAQANAPLNEDGSFVNEEVIGRFQGDNTVFKREQIDYMDVSPKQVVSAATACIPFLENDDSNRALMGANMQRQAVPLLNPEAPFVGTGMEHVSARDSGAAVLAKYDGIVEHVEAKEVRIRRIETIDGKEVKGDLTVYRLENFIRSNQGTCYNQRPIVSVGDRVKPRDIIADGPSMDKGELALGRNVLVGFMTWDGYNYEDAIIMSERLVKDDVFTSIHIEEYESEARDTKLGPEEITRDIPNVGEDALRNLDDRGIIRVGAEVRDGDILVGKVTPKGVTELTAEERLLHAIFGEKAREVRDTSLRVPHGAGGIVLDVKVFNREDGDELPPGVNQLVRAYIVQKRKISVGDKMAGRHGNKGVISRILPESDMPFLPDGTPIDVMLNPLGVPSRMNIGQVLELHLGMAARNLGIHMASPVFDGANEEDVWDTMEESGMNRDGKTVLYDGRSGEPFDNRVSVGVMYMIKLAHMVDDKLHARSTGPYSLVTQQPLGGKAQFGGQRFGEMEVWALEAYGAAYTLQEILTVKSDDVVGRVKTYEAIVKGQSVPQPGVPESFKVLIKELQSLGLDVKMLTDDFEEIEMRDLDEDDDMQPTDALNLMTEDQPV, from the coding sequence GTGAAAGAGTTGACAGGTCATTTAGTTCAGTATGGTCAACACCGTCAGCGCAGAAGTTTCGCGCGAATCAATGAGGTCCTCGAGTTGCCGAATTTGATTGAAATCCAGACGGCATCTTACGAGTGGTTCTTGGAAGAAGGATTACGTGAGATGTTCCACGATATTTCCCCAATTCAAGATTTCACAGGGAACCTTTCGTTGGAATTCGTCGATTATCAACTCGGGGAGCCCAAATACCCGGTCGATGAATCTAAAGAACGTGACGTAACGTATGCAGCACCGCTCCGCGTCAAAGTGCGCCTGCACAACAAAGAAACAGAAGAGGTGAAAGAACAGGACGTTTTCATGGGTGATTTCCCGCTTATGACTGAAAACGGAACGTTCATCATCAATGGTGCGGAACGGGTTATCGTTTCCCAATTAGTCCGTTCTCCGAGCGTTTATTATAATGACAAGACGGATAAGAACGGAAAACGCGGTTTTTCCGCAACGGTCATTCCGAATCGTGGAGCTTGGCTTGAATACGAAACGGATGCCAAAGATGTTGTGCATGTACGCATCGACCGGACCCGGAAACTTCCGATCACAGTACTTTTGCGTGCGCTTGGTTTCTCTACTGACCAAGAAATCATTGAATTGCTTGGAGACAATGAGTATCTTCGTAACACACTAGAGAAAGACAACACCGAAAACTCGGAAAAAGCGCTTCTAGAAATTTATGAGCGTCTCCGTCCGGGCGAACCGCCTACATTAGATAGTGCCAAGAGTCTTCTATATTCACGTTTCTTTGATGCGAAGCGATATGACCTTGCTAATGTGGGTCGTTACAAAATGAACAAAAAACTCCACTTGCAAAATCGCCTATTCAACCAGGTTGTTGCTGAAACACTAGTTGACCCGGAAACTGGCGAAATCTTGTTGGAGAAAGATCAACTCATCGACCGCAGGACATTGGATCGCCTTCTGCCGCACTTAGAGAAAGGGATCGGCATTCAGGAACTCTCGCATGTCGGTGGTGTCCTGGAAGATGATATCACTATCCAAACAATTAAAATATATGCGCCGAAGAGTGAAGACAAGCAAGTGATCAACGTCATCTCGAATGCCAATATTGATGAGTCTGTAAAGCATGTCACACCAGCTGACATTGTTGCTTCTATCAGCTACTTCTTCAATTTATTGCATGGCGTCGGTAATACAGATGATATCGACCATCTTGGAAATCGCCGTCTCCGTTCGGTTGGCGAATTGCTTCAAAATCAGTTCCGCATCGGTCTTTCCAGAATGGAACGGGTAGTTAAGGAACGGATGTCGATCAATGATACGCAATCGATCGTACCGCAACAGTTGATCAATATCCGACCTGTCATTGCATCTATTAAAGAGTTCTTCGGAAGCTCGCAATTGTCCCAATTCATGGATCAAACAAACCCGCTTGCTGAGCTGACACATAAGCGTAGGCTATCTGCCCTCGGGCCTGGTGGTCTTACAAGGGAGCGCGCCGGAATGGAAGTCCGTGACGTTCACTATTCCCACTATGGCCGGATGTGTCCGATCGAAACGCCGGAAGGTCCGAACATCGGATTGATCAACTCGCTGTCAACATTTGCGCGTGTAAATAAATTCGGCTTCATCGAAACGCCTTATCGTAAAGTAGATCCAGAGACGAACCGTGTCACGGAACAGATTGATTATCTGACAGCTGATATCGAGGATAATTATGTCGTTGCACAAGCGAATGCCCCTCTAAACGAAGACGGTTCATTTGTAAACGAGGAAGTCATCGGTCGTTTCCAAGGGGATAACACGGTCTTCAAACGTGAACAGATCGATTACATGGATGTTTCACCGAAGCAGGTTGTTTCTGCTGCGACGGCATGTATTCCATTCCTTGAAAACGATGACTCGAACCGTGCCCTCATGGGTGCGAACATGCAACGGCAGGCTGTACCTCTCCTTAATCCGGAAGCCCCGTTTGTCGGGACTGGAATGGAGCATGTATCAGCCCGGGATTCCGGTGCAGCGGTTCTTGCGAAATACGACGGCATTGTAGAGCATGTAGAAGCGAAAGAAGTACGTATACGACGCATCGAGACGATAGATGGTAAAGAAGTAAAGGGTGACCTTACTGTGTACCGTCTTGAGAATTTCATTCGTTCGAACCAAGGGACTTGCTATAACCAACGTCCGATCGTGTCTGTTGGCGATCGTGTGAAACCACGCGATATCATTGCTGATGGTCCTTCCATGGATAAAGGTGAATTGGCACTTGGACGAAACGTACTGGTCGGGTTCATGACATGGGATGGCTATAACTATGAGGATGCCATCATCATGAGCGAACGTCTTGTGAAAGACGACGTATTTACATCCATCCATATTGAGGAGTACGAATCAGAAGCCAGAGATACCAAACTCGGACCTGAAGAGATTACACGGGATATTCCGAATGTCGGTGAAGATGCGCTCCGCAACCTGGATGATCGTGGTATTATCCGCGTGGGTGCAGAAGTGCGGGATGGCGATATCCTAGTCGGAAAAGTGACACCAAAAGGGGTTACAGAACTGACTGCCGAGGAACGCTTGCTCCATGCTATTTTCGGTGAAAAAGCCCGGGAAGTCCGGGATACTTCATTACGAGTCCCGCACGGTGCTGGCGGTATCGTTCTCGATGTAAAAGTGTTCAACCGTGAAGATGGCGACGAATTGCCACCGGGCGTTAATCAGCTCGTTCGCGCGTATATCGTTCAAAAACGGAAGATCTCTGTCGGGGACAAGATGGCAGGACGTCACGGTAACAAAGGGGTTATCTCCCGAATTTTACCTGAGTCTGATATGCCATTCTTGCCGGATGGCACACCGATCGATGTCATGTTGAACCCGCTCGGCGTACCATCTCGTATGAATATCGGTCAAGTTTTGGAATTGCATCTTGGAATGGCTGCACGTAATCTTGGTATTCACATGGCTTCTCCTGTATTTGACGGAGCCAATGAAGAAGATGTTTGGGATACGATGGAAGAGTCAGGCATGAACCGGGATGGGAAGACGGTCTTGTATGATGGGCGCTCAGGTGAACCATTTGACAACCGGGTCTCTGTCGGAGTTATGTATATGATTAAGTTGGCGCACATGGTCGACGATAAACTTCATGCCCGTTCCACTGGACCATACTCACTCGTTACTCAGCAGCCGCTCGGCGGTAAAGCCCAATTCGGCGGACAGCGTTTCGGGGAGATGGAAGTATGGGCACTAGAAGCATATGGTGCCGCCTATACATTGCAAGAGATTCTTACAGTGAAGTCCGATGACGTCGTGGGTCGTGTGAAAACATACGAAGCGATTGTCAAAGGGCAAAGCGTGCCGCAGCCAGGCGTTCCAGAGTCATTCAAAGTATTGATCAAGGAACTGCAAAGCCTTGGCTTGGACGTTAAAATGCTGACAGACGATTTCGAGGAGATCGAAATGCGTGACCTGGATGAGGATGACGATATGCAGCCTACGGATGCATTGAATCTCATGACGGAAGATCAGCCTGTTTGA
- the rpsL gene encoding 30S ribosomal protein S12: MPTINQLVRKPRKSKVSGSKSPALGKSYNSFKKSMTDVNSPQKRGVCTRVGTMTPKKPNSALRKYARVRLTNTLEVNAYIPGEGHNLQEHSVVLIRGGRVKDLPGVRYHIVRGALDTAGVTGRMQSRSQYGAKRPKEKKN, translated from the coding sequence ATGCCTACAATTAACCAATTGGTCCGTAAACCTCGTAAATCGAAAGTTTCCGGTTCTAAATCACCAGCACTCGGAAAAAGCTATAATAGCTTCAAAAAGTCGATGACTGATGTTAATTCACCACAAAAAAGAGGTGTTTGCACACGTGTCGGCACGATGACTCCGAAGAAACCGAACTCGGCTCTTCGTAAATATGCGCGTGTACGTTTGACTAACACACTTGAAGTCAACGCTTATATCCCTGGTGAAGGCCATAACCTTCAAGAGCACAGTGTTGTTCTAATCCGCGGCGGACGTGTAAAAGACTTACCGGGTGTTCGTTACCACATCGTTCGTGGTGCACTCGATACAGCTGGCGTAACTGGCCGTATGCAAAGCCGTTCTCAATACGGTGCGAAAAGACCAAAAGAAAAGAAAAACTAA
- the rpoC gene encoding DNA-directed RNA polymerase subunit beta', protein MIDVNNFEYMKIGLASPDKIRSWSYGEVKKPETINYRTLKPEKDGLFCERIFGPTKDWECHCGKYKRVRYKGVVCDRCGVEVTRQKVRRERMGHIELAAPVTHIWYFKGIPSRMGLILDMTPRALEEVIYFASYVVIDPADTPLERKQLLSEKEYRLYREKYGNKFQALMGAEAIEQLLKAIDLDKETEMLKEELKTVQGQRRTRAIRRLEVVESFRNSGNRPEWMVLEVLPVIPPELRPMVQLDGGRFATSDLNDLYRRVINRNNRLKRLLDLGAPGIIVQNEKRMLQEAVDALVDNGRRGRPVTGPGNRPLKSLSHMLKGKQGRFRQNLLGKRVDYSGRSVIVVGPNLKMYQCGLPKEMAIELFKPFVMKELVERGLAHNIKSAKRKIERLHSEVWDVLEDVIKEHPVLLNRAPTLHRLGIQAFEPMLVEGRAIQLHPLVCTAYNADFDGDQMAVHVPLSAEAQAEARLLMLAAQNILNPKDGKPVVTPSQDMVLGNYYLTLERKGAAGEGTVFSNVNEALIAYQTGHVHLHTRIAVYAGSLNNPTFTEEQNQKLLLTTVGKLIFNEILPETFPYINEPTSNNLEVETPDKYFIEGTVNVKEYLQNVDLVEPFIKKFLGNIIAEIFKKFHITETSKMLDRMKNLGFKYSTRAGITVGIADIVVLPNKDEILQEAQSKVDKVTQQFRRGLITEEERYDRVISYWSHAKDEIQDKLMDSLENTNPIYMMSDSGARGNASNFTQLAGMRGLMANPAGRIIELPIKSSFREGLTVLEYFISTHGARKGLADTALKTADSGYLTRRLVDVAQDVIVREDDCGTDRGLEITALTEGAEIIETLEERIEGRHAKKTIRHPETGEVLVEKDGLITADLSRKVIEAGIEKVTIRSAFTCNTKHGVCKKCYGINLATGETVEVGEAVGIIAAQSIGEPGTQLTMRTFHTGGVAGDDITSGLPRIQEIFEARNPKGQAVISEIKGEVAEIDEIREGQKEVTIQGEVETRKYLAPYNARLKVQVGDTIDRGENITDGSIDPKELIVVKDVATVQEYLLKEVQKVYRMQGVEIGDKHVEVMVRQMLRKVRVIEAGDTDLLPGSLLDIHQFSEANAVVLKKGRVPATSRPVILGITKASLETESFLSAASFQETTRVLTDAAIKGKTDELLGLKENVIIGKLVPAGTGMQRYRHIEMEQDKEADSANAVSVE, encoded by the coding sequence TTGATAGATGTTAATAATTTTGAGTATATGAAGATTGGTCTGGCTTCACCGGATAAGATTCGTTCTTGGTCATATGGTGAAGTGAAAAAACCTGAAACAATCAACTACCGTACGTTGAAGCCCGAGAAAGACGGTTTATTCTGCGAGCGTATCTTCGGACCGACAAAAGACTGGGAATGTCATTGCGGTAAGTATAAGCGGGTACGTTACAAAGGTGTTGTATGTGACCGTTGCGGCGTCGAGGTAACTCGACAAAAAGTCCGTCGCGAACGCATGGGCCATATCGAATTGGCTGCACCTGTCACGCACATTTGGTATTTCAAAGGGATCCCGAGCCGTATGGGCCTCATTTTAGATATGACACCTCGTGCATTGGAAGAGGTCATCTACTTTGCATCTTATGTTGTCATTGATCCAGCCGATACTCCGCTAGAGCGGAAACAACTGCTTTCTGAAAAGGAATATCGCTTATACCGTGAGAAGTACGGCAATAAGTTCCAAGCCTTGATGGGCGCAGAAGCGATTGAACAGCTATTGAAAGCGATCGATCTCGACAAGGAAACAGAAATGCTGAAAGAGGAATTGAAAACAGTTCAGGGTCAACGTCGTACACGTGCGATCCGTCGTCTCGAAGTCGTTGAATCATTCCGTAATTCAGGCAACCGTCCGGAGTGGATGGTCCTTGAAGTGCTTCCGGTCATCCCGCCGGAATTGCGTCCGATGGTCCAATTGGACGGCGGCCGTTTTGCTACATCGGATCTAAACGACCTGTATCGGAGAGTCATCAACCGTAACAACCGTTTAAAGCGCTTGCTTGATCTTGGTGCACCTGGCATCATCGTTCAAAACGAGAAGCGTATGTTGCAGGAAGCGGTCGACGCATTGGTTGACAACGGACGTCGAGGACGCCCTGTCACCGGACCGGGAAATCGTCCTTTGAAGTCTTTGTCGCATATGCTAAAAGGGAAACAAGGCCGTTTCCGTCAAAACTTGCTCGGGAAGCGGGTTGACTATTCAGGCCGTTCCGTTATTGTTGTCGGACCGAACTTGAAAATGTATCAGTGTGGACTGCCTAAGGAAATGGCGATTGAGCTGTTCAAGCCTTTCGTTATGAAAGAGCTTGTCGAACGTGGTCTTGCGCACAACATCAAGAGCGCTAAACGGAAGATCGAGCGTCTGCATTCCGAAGTATGGGATGTTCTTGAAGACGTCATCAAGGAACACCCTGTTCTATTGAACCGGGCCCCTACTCTTCACAGACTCGGAATTCAAGCGTTCGAACCGATGCTTGTTGAAGGTCGTGCCATCCAATTGCACCCGCTCGTATGTACAGCATATAACGCTGACTTTGACGGGGACCAAATGGCTGTTCACGTACCTTTGTCTGCTGAGGCTCAGGCTGAGGCACGCTTGCTGATGCTTGCAGCGCAGAATATCTTGAACCCGAAAGATGGTAAACCGGTTGTTACGCCTTCTCAGGACATGGTATTAGGGAACTATTACCTAACGTTGGAACGTAAAGGTGCTGCCGGTGAAGGAACTGTCTTCAGCAATGTGAATGAAGCGTTGATCGCATACCAGACTGGCCATGTTCATCTTCATACAAGAATTGCGGTATATGCGGGTTCCTTAAACAATCCGACATTCACTGAAGAGCAGAATCAAAAGCTGTTATTGACGACCGTCGGGAAATTGATTTTCAATGAAATTCTGCCGGAAACGTTCCCATACATCAATGAGCCAACGAGCAATAACTTGGAAGTTGAAACGCCGGATAAGTATTTCATTGAAGGAACTGTCAATGTCAAAGAATATCTTCAAAATGTTGACTTGGTTGAACCGTTCATTAAAAAGTTCCTTGGTAACATCATTGCGGAAATCTTTAAGAAGTTCCATATTACGGAGACTTCCAAAATGCTGGACCGCATGAAAAACCTAGGTTTCAAATATTCGACACGTGCAGGAATCACCGTTGGAATCGCCGATATCGTTGTCTTGCCGAACAAGGATGAAATCCTGCAGGAAGCCCAAAGCAAAGTGGATAAAGTGACGCAGCAATTCCGTCGAGGTCTCATTACGGAAGAAGAGCGTTATGACCGCGTCATTTCTTATTGGAGCCATGCGAAGGATGAAATCCAAGACAAGTTGATGGACTCACTGGAAAATACGAATCCGATTTACATGATGAGTGATTCCGGAGCCCGGGGTAATGCCTCCAACTTTACTCAGCTTGCAGGGATGCGTGGTTTGATGGCGAACCCGGCTGGTCGTATCATCGAACTTCCGATCAAGTCATCATTCCGTGAAGGTCTTACGGTTCTCGAGTACTTTATCTCGACGCACGGGGCGCGTAAAGGTCTTGCCGATACGGCATTGAAGACAGCTGACTCCGGTTACTTGACCCGCCGTCTCGTAGACGTGGCGCAAGATGTTATCGTCCGTGAAGATGATTGCGGTACAGATAGAGGTCTTGAGATTACTGCACTAACCGAAGGGGCAGAAATTATCGAAACGTTGGAAGAGCGTATCGAAGGCCGTCATGCGAAGAAAACAATCCGTCATCCGGAAACTGGTGAGGTGCTTGTGGAGAAAGACGGCTTGATTACAGCTGACTTGTCTCGAAAAGTAATCGAGGCAGGCATCGAGAAAGTGACAATCCGTTCAGCATTCACATGTAATACGAAACATGGCGTATGTAAAAAATGTTACGGCATCAACTTGGCTACAGGTGAAACGGTTGAGGTCGGCGAAGCAGTCGGAATTATCGCTGCGCAATCGATCGGAGAGCCGGGAACACAGCTTACGATGCGTACATTCCATACAGGCGGTGTCGCAGGAGACGATATCACATCAGGTCTTCCGCGTATCCAAGAAATTTTCGAGGCAAGAAATCCGAAAGGGCAAGCCGTCATTTCTGAAATCAAAGGTGAAGTGGCGGAAATCGATGAAATCCGGGAAGGGCAGAAAGAAGTCACAATCCAAGGTGAAGTCGAAACGAGAAAGTACTTGGCTCCTTACAATGCACGTCTGAAAGTGCAAGTCGGAGATACAATCGACCGTGGTGAAAACATTACGGATGGTTCTATCGATCCAAAAGAATTGATTGTCGTAAAAGACGTGGCAACAGTCCAGGAATACTTGCTGAAAGAAGTTCAAAAAGTATACCGTATGCAAGGTGTTGAAATTGGAGATAAACACGTTGAAGTCATGGTTCGCCAAATGCTTCGCAAAGTACGTGTCATTGAAGCGGGCGACACTGACTTGTTGCCAGGATCGTTGTTGGATATCCATCAATTCTCGGAGGCGAATGCCGTTGTCCTGAAAAAAGGAAGAGTGCCGGCAACGTCCCGACCAGTTATTCTTGGTATTACAAAAGCGTCGCTTGAAACGGAATCATTCCTATCCGCCGCTTCGTTCCAAGAAACAACACGTGTTCTTACCGATGCAGCCATCAAAGGTAAAACCGATGAGTTGCTCGGCTTGAAAGAGAATGTTATCATCGGTAAACTTGTGCCTGCGGGAACAGGTATGCAGCGTTATCGTCATATTGAGATGGAACAGGACAAAGAAGCGGATTCGGCTAACGCAGTATCAGTCGAATAA